The Elaeis guineensis isolate ETL-2024a chromosome 14, EG11, whole genome shotgun sequence genome has a segment encoding these proteins:
- the LOC105034398 gene encoding uncharacterized protein, which translates to MVGTVDGGVKERRKKVSGEQKRFIGVRQRPSGRWVAEIKDSLQKVRLWLGTFDTAEDAARAYDQAARTLRGENARTNFDSTITTSGAGAGASDATGGHDRPLENMPPFSFEDHGGESAVAAAEGLVGALQAKLLDEKLAKALGARLILLHAARKREAAMPNHGHGGWPTSSTGLKATMAARPLNGRTASLFLSSSILDCPGSSGSSTSDVFGASTEAPLFLSSSIQDGPGSFSSSSSGVFSISTGSSTTPVGGMSQSFDPCLGPQSSPRGKLEAAASASTDQPDGGAFAVAQGFGPSSIISFLTLAEDKASAQGPRDHQQ; encoded by the coding sequence ATGGTGGGGACGGTCGATGGCGGTGTCAAGGAACGGAGGAAGAAGGTGTCGGGAGAGCAGAAGAGGTTCATCGGAGTGCGGCAGAGGCCGTCTGGAAGGTGGGTGGCCGAGATCAAGGACTCCTTGCAGAAGGTCAGGCTGTGGCTGGGAACGTTCGACACGGCGGAGGACGCGGCACGCGCATATGACCAAGCTGCCCGAACCCTCCGTGGAGAAAATGCACGCACCAACTTCGATTCCACCATTACCACCTCTGGAGCTGGAGCTGGAGCCAGCGATGCCACGGGGGGGCATGACCGCCCCTTGGAGAACATGCCACCCTTCTCGTTCGAGGATCACGGTGGTGAGTCAGCAGTAGCAGCGGCTGAGGGGCTCGTCGGCGCCCTGCAGGCAAAGCTGCTCGACGAGAAGCTAGCAAAAGCTCTCGGTGCCAGGCTAATATTATTGCATGCCGCCCGGAAAAGAGAAGCCGCCATGCCCAATCATGGTCATGGAGGGTGGCCGACATCATCTACGGGCCTGAAGGCTACGATGGCGGCGAGGCCCTTAAACGGACGGACCGCGAGCCTTTTCCTCTCCTCCAGCATCCTGGATTGCCCCGGTTCTTCCGGTTCCAGCACTTCCGATGTGTTCGGCGCCAGTACTGAGGCGCCCTTGTTCCTCTCGTCCAGCATCCAGGATGGTCCCGGTTCCTTCAGTTCCAGCTCCTCTGGTGTGTTTAGCATTAGCACCGGCTCTAGTACTACACCCGTGGGTGGCATGTCACAATCTTTTGATCCATGCTTGGGTCCGCAATCCTCCCCCAGGGGGAAGTTGGAAGCAGCTGCAAGTGCGAGCACGGATCAGCCGGATGGCGGGGCGTTTGCAGTGGCGCAGGGTTTTGGGCCCTCCAGCATTATTTCTTTCCTAACTTTGGCGGAGGATAAGGCGAGTGCCCAGGGTCCCCGGGATCACCAACAATGA